A genome region from Nitrospira sp. includes the following:
- a CDS encoding AAA family ATPase yields the protein MYEAFYNLKLRPFTLAPNPDFLYRGDTHRLAMATLEYGLLNEAGFVVLTGMPGMGKTTLLQQLLAEHQRHFTTGLITNTHPGMDTLLPWILLAFGLGGAHPDKLQAFYEFEQFLAKETIARRRVLLIVDEAQNLGANLLEELRLLSNLNKDKAPILQIILSGQPDLRQLLQRKDLTQFAQRVMVDYSLDPFQEEDSMGYIAHRLRVAGREEPIFTQHATRMIHRLSGGIPRLINQLCDTSLTYGYAEGAPFLSSKIVAEAAKDRSKGGILPLAGADALTAMTPEQELAEQTELATFAAHSVSAPGTADRSVNNAQATATTAHPSGRDAQEAYERGLAIKKVGLHRDALQQFSLAALDASFTFRAMAQVGICLKALGQSEEAVTAFQKSLQAQRGTSADTIQVRYLLARTLESLGRIEDALEHYRWIRREEPAFKDVAERLDRLDSRRPASTREREHGSEGSSWMAQLQRILGASK from the coding sequence ATGTACGAAGCCTTTTATAACCTGAAGCTCAGGCCCTTTACGCTTGCACCGAATCCTGATTTCCTCTATCGGGGAGACACACATCGGCTTGCGATGGCGACATTGGAATACGGCCTCCTCAACGAAGCAGGCTTTGTCGTGCTCACAGGCATGCCAGGAATGGGGAAAACGACCCTTCTGCAACAACTCCTGGCTGAGCATCAGCGCCATTTCACGACCGGGTTGATCACCAATACCCATCCGGGCATGGATACTCTGCTCCCTTGGATTCTGCTGGCATTCGGTCTGGGCGGAGCACACCCAGACAAACTGCAGGCCTTCTATGAGTTTGAGCAATTCCTCGCGAAAGAGACCATCGCCAGACGGCGGGTGCTCTTGATCGTCGATGAAGCGCAAAATCTCGGAGCGAATCTGCTGGAAGAACTGCGCCTGCTCTCCAACCTGAATAAGGACAAGGCACCTATTCTCCAGATCATTTTGTCCGGGCAACCGGACCTGCGACAGCTTCTACAACGCAAAGATCTCACCCAGTTCGCTCAACGCGTCATGGTGGATTACAGTCTCGATCCCTTTCAGGAAGAAGACAGCATGGGCTACATCGCCCATCGTTTGCGGGTGGCGGGCCGCGAGGAACCGATCTTCACCCAGCACGCCACTCGGATGATTCATCGGCTCAGCGGGGGCATTCCACGCCTGATCAACCAACTGTGCGATACGTCCCTGACCTACGGGTACGCGGAGGGAGCCCCCTTTCTCTCCAGCAAGATCGTGGCAGAAGCGGCGAAAGACCGGAGCAAAGGGGGCATTCTCCCGCTCGCGGGCGCCGATGCGCTGACGGCCATGACGCCGGAACAGGAGTTAGCGGAGCAGACTGAGCTCGCCACGTTTGCGGCACACTCCGTTTCTGCTCCCGGCACCGCCGACCGATCGGTCAACAATGCGCAGGCGACCGCAACGACAGCCCATCCGTCCGGTCGTGATGCGCAGGAGGCCTACGAACGCGGCCTGGCGATTAAGAAAGTCGGGTTGCATAGAGATGCGTTGCAGCAGTTTTCCCTTGCCGCCCTGGATGCCTCTTTCACCTTCAGGGCCATGGCGCAAGTCGGCATTTGCCTGAAGGCCCTCGGCCAATCCGAGGAAGCCGTCACCGCATTTCAAAAATCCTTACAGGCGCAACGAGGCACGTCCGCCGATACGATCCAGGTACGGTATCTGCTCGCGCGCACACTCGAGTCCTTGGGACGAATCGAGGACGCGCTTGAGCATTACCGCTGGATCAGACGGGAAGAACCTGCTTTCAAGGACGTCGCCGAACGACTCGACCGCCTGGACAGCCGCCGACCTGCATCGACTCGTGAACGGGAGCACGGCAGCGAGGGATCGTCCTGGATGGCCCAGCTCCAGCGCATCCTCGGCGCCTCCAAGTAG
- a CDS encoding response regulator transcription factor has translation MGLEIIQIVEDDHSQAKLLDQILRQASFRTNVAFDGPSAMQDVWRIKPSLIVADDNLPGLNGREICKRLRQDPSTKHIPFIVLSGYSSEESRVEALDSGADDFIVKPYGAAELVARVRALLRRTQQGQGQEEELGEDLALTENLYAVDYRGRKLILSTEEWKTLRRLVNSAGSVVPREELSTLLWGNDALLHDGEMNRCIEQLNSKLAGEGPASGSIKIVPGGFRLLLPSSEKSDVLPAQ, from the coding sequence ATGGGATTAGAAATCATTCAAATCGTCGAAGACGATCACAGCCAAGCCAAGCTACTGGATCAAATCCTTCGTCAGGCATCCTTCCGCACCAACGTCGCATTCGATGGACCCTCCGCCATGCAGGATGTCTGGCGCATCAAGCCTTCGTTGATCGTGGCCGATGATAATCTGCCCGGCCTGAACGGACGTGAAATATGCAAGCGTCTGCGACAAGACCCCTCTACGAAGCATATTCCCTTCATCGTACTGTCCGGCTATTCTTCAGAGGAAAGCCGGGTTGAAGCGCTTGATAGTGGGGCGGATGATTTCATCGTCAAGCCGTATGGAGCGGCCGAACTGGTCGCGCGAGTACGCGCCCTCCTCCGTCGAACGCAACAAGGGCAAGGGCAGGAGGAGGAGCTCGGCGAAGACCTTGCACTCACCGAGAATCTTTATGCGGTGGACTACCGTGGGCGCAAGCTCATCCTCTCCACGGAAGAATGGAAGACCTTACGCCGATTGGTCAACAGCGCCGGAAGCGTGGTGCCTCGCGAGGAACTCAGTACCCTGTTGTGGGGAAACGATGCCTTACTGCACGACGGTGAAATGAACCGTTGCATAGAACAATTGAATAGCAAACTGGCCGGGGAGGGGCCGGCGAGCGGAAGCATTAAAATCGTGCCCGGCGGATTTCGTCTGCTCCTTCCATCATCAGAAAAGTCAGACGTCCTTCCGGCTCAGTAA
- a CDS encoding CHAD domain-containing protein, whose product MAGEGSAETIHSIRTHCRRLQAVLELCDDRDRAAVMAQAVSRLSRLRASHVFREYLMKIEAPESDIMAAEVWIAGREHKLVRAQAYHKIEQVVWKQAIPLITPAGLSLKRRLEVLRHEHERALSQLIEKASEKPRRKRLHALRLRLKTIRYQTEWLPERAAIKHDVVNRIKQVQALLGRYEELADFRRWGKRLNLTVQARIERDWKRARRRARRVPGELAWLPDLLASGRLWMGVDLNETLLSRKDV is encoded by the coding sequence ATGGCGGGTGAAGGCTCCGCTGAGACCATCCACTCGATTCGCACCCATTGCCGGAGACTGCAAGCCGTACTGGAGCTCTGTGATGATCGTGACCGCGCCGCCGTGATGGCTCAGGCCGTGAGTCGCTTGAGTCGGCTGCGGGCCTCACACGTGTTCCGGGAATATCTGATGAAAATTGAGGCTCCCGAGTCGGACATCATGGCCGCCGAGGTCTGGATCGCGGGACGAGAACACAAGCTGGTTCGCGCGCAGGCCTATCACAAGATTGAACAGGTGGTCTGGAAACAGGCGATTCCGCTGATCACTCCCGCGGGTCTTTCCCTGAAGCGCCGCCTGGAAGTGTTGAGGCATGAACATGAGCGTGCGCTCTCGCAGTTGATCGAGAAGGCTTCGGAAAAGCCTCGTCGCAAACGGCTCCATGCGTTACGTCTCAGACTCAAGACGATCCGGTATCAGACGGAATGGTTGCCGGAACGAGCCGCGATCAAACACGATGTGGTGAACCGGATTAAGCAGGTGCAGGCCTTGTTGGGGCGTTATGAGGAATTGGCTGATTTCAGGCGTTGGGGTAAGAGGCTGAACCTCACCGTGCAGGCACGTATCGAACGGGATTGGAAGCGGGCCCGCCGACGAGCGAGACGAGTACCGGGAGAGTTAGCCTGGTTGCCGGATCTCCTGGCATCCGGACGCCTGTGGATGGGAGTGGATCTGAACGAGACGTTACTGAGCCGGAAGGACGTCTGA
- a CDS encoding phosphoglycerate mutase family protein gives MDCLFFRHGIAIEREKWRGSEQDRPLTDQGAGRTKESGKGLLALRMRPTHILSSPLTRAHETAVILQSLIHSKPKIQICTELDPAAAPHALFSLLDALPSDAVVLCVGHEPHLSLAAGILLTGKPCGGLSLKKAGACLIHIEESVKPAAGRLEWWLTAGQLRALA, from the coding sequence ATGGACTGTCTCTTCTTTCGACATGGTATCGCAATCGAGCGTGAGAAGTGGAGAGGGTCGGAACAGGACCGCCCGCTGACCGACCAAGGCGCCGGCAGGACCAAGGAATCCGGCAAGGGACTCCTCGCGTTGCGCATGAGGCCAACGCATATCCTTTCAAGTCCCCTGACACGGGCACACGAAACCGCGGTCATTCTTCAGTCTTTGATTCATTCCAAGCCGAAGATCCAGATCTGCACAGAACTCGATCCTGCCGCGGCGCCGCACGCCCTGTTTTCCCTGTTGGATGCCTTGCCATCGGATGCCGTCGTGTTGTGTGTCGGCCACGAACCGCACTTGAGTCTTGCCGCCGGGATCCTCCTGACCGGCAAGCCCTGCGGCGGGCTGTCGCTCAAAAAAGCAGGCGCCTGCCTGATACACATCGAGGAGTCCGTGAAGCCTGCGGCAGGGCGACTTGAGTGGTGGCTGACAGCCGGACAACTGCGCGCGCTCGCATGA